A stretch of Ranitomeya variabilis isolate aRanVar5 chromosome 3, aRanVar5.hap1, whole genome shotgun sequence DNA encodes these proteins:
- the PRDX4 gene encoding peroxiredoxin-4 isoform X1, which produces MEAPRSRPALFLALCFVLAGTSIAAEDKEQPRPGKAAQDGECHFYAGGQVYPGEATRVPVSDHSLHLSKAKISKPAPYWEGTAVINGEFKELKLTDYKGKYLVFFFYPLDFTFVCPTEIIAFGDRIEEFRSINTEVVACSVDSQFTHLAWINTPRKQGGLGPMKIPLLSDLTHQISKDYGVYLEDQGHTLRGLFIIDDKGVLRQITMNDLPVGRSVDETLRLVQAFQYTDKHGEVCPAGWKPGSETIIPDPAGKLKYFDKQH; this is translated from the exons ATGGAGGCCCCGCGGTCCAGGCCCGCACTTTTCCTGGCTCTCTGCTTTGTTCTCGCCGGCACTTCTATCGCAGCGGAAGACAAGGAGCAGCCCCGGCCGGGCAAGGCTGCGCAGGACGGAGAGTGCCACTTCTATGCCGGCGGGCAGGTGTACCCCGGGGAGGCCACCCGTGTGCCGGTATCCGACCACTCCCTGCATCTGAGCAAAGCAAAAA TCTCCAAGCCGGCTCCATACTGGGAGGGAACTGCAGTCATAAATGGAGAATTCAAAGAGTTAAAACTTACAGATTACAAGGGGAAATACTTGGTTTTCTTCTTCTATCCTCTTGATTT tacgTTTGTTTGTCCAACTGAAATTATTGCTTTTGGAGACCGCATAGAAGAATTTAGATCAATTAATACTGAGGTGGTGGCCTGCTCTGTGGACTCCCAATTCACACACTTGGCATG GATTAATACGCCTCGGAAGCAAGGTGGGCTTGGGCCAATGAAAATTCCTCTCTTATCTGATTTGACACATCAGATTTCAAAAGACTATGGTGTATATCTGGAGGACCAAGGTCATACACTCAG AGGCCTATTTATCATTGATGATAAGGGAGTTCTTCGGCAGATTACGATGAATGACCTTCCTGTTGGACGATCTGTAGATGAAACACTTCGTCTAGTTCAAGCATTCCAATATACAGACAAGCATGGAGAAG tttgtccTGCGGGGTGGAAGCCTGGTAGTGAGACT
- the PRDX4 gene encoding peroxiredoxin-4 isoform X2, translating to MEAPRSRPALFLALCFVLAGTSIAAEDKEQPRPGKAAQDGECHFYAGGQVYPGEATRVPVSDHSLHLSKAKISKPAPYWEGTAVINGEFKELKLTDYKGKYLVFFFYPLDFTFVCPTEIIAFGDRIEEFRSINTEVVACSVDSQFTHLAWINTPRKQGGLGPMKIPLLSDLTHQISKDYGVYLEDQGHTLRGLFIIDDKGVLRQITMNDLPVGRSVDETLRLVQAFQYTDKHGEVCPAGWKPGSETIRPDDAMKAWWPRQEL from the exons ATGGAGGCCCCGCGGTCCAGGCCCGCACTTTTCCTGGCTCTCTGCTTTGTTCTCGCCGGCACTTCTATCGCAGCGGAAGACAAGGAGCAGCCCCGGCCGGGCAAGGCTGCGCAGGACGGAGAGTGCCACTTCTATGCCGGCGGGCAGGTGTACCCCGGGGAGGCCACCCGTGTGCCGGTATCCGACCACTCCCTGCATCTGAGCAAAGCAAAAA TCTCCAAGCCGGCTCCATACTGGGAGGGAACTGCAGTCATAAATGGAGAATTCAAAGAGTTAAAACTTACAGATTACAAGGGGAAATACTTGGTTTTCTTCTTCTATCCTCTTGATTT tacgTTTGTTTGTCCAACTGAAATTATTGCTTTTGGAGACCGCATAGAAGAATTTAGATCAATTAATACTGAGGTGGTGGCCTGCTCTGTGGACTCCCAATTCACACACTTGGCATG GATTAATACGCCTCGGAAGCAAGGTGGGCTTGGGCCAATGAAAATTCCTCTCTTATCTGATTTGACACATCAGATTTCAAAAGACTATGGTGTATATCTGGAGGACCAAGGTCATACACTCAG AGGCCTATTTATCATTGATGATAAGGGAGTTCTTCGGCAGATTACGATGAATGACCTTCCTGTTGGACGATCTGTAGATGAAACACTTCGTCTAGTTCAAGCATTCCAATATACAGACAAGCATGGAGAAG tttgtccTGCGGGGTGGAAGCCTGGTAGTGAGACT ATCAGACCAGATGATGCTATGAAAGCTTGGTGGCCAAGACAGGAACT